A genomic stretch from Photobacterium atrarenae includes:
- a CDS encoding ABC transporter ATP-binding protein, which yields MNALEIKNVSKTYKGGVKALKNMTLNVEEGDFFALLGPNGAGKSTTIGIISSLVNKTSGSIKVFGYDLDTQVVEAKNHLGLVPQEFNFNQFEMVEQIVINQAGYYGVEKSLARERAEKYLKQLDLWEKRHERARNLSGGMKRRLMIARALMHEPKLLILDEPTAGVDIELRRSMWTFLREINRQGITIILTTHYLEEAEMLCRNIGIINHGVLIEHTSMKALLGKLEVETFILDIKLNGNKPALAGVKWKLPDNHTLEIDVPKGTGLNAVFSQLSAQGVEVLSMRNKANRLEELFVSLVAAEKKEQA from the coding sequence ATGAACGCACTGGAAATAAAAAATGTAAGTAAAACTTATAAAGGTGGCGTTAAGGCATTGAAAAATATGACGCTTAACGTTGAGGAAGGCGATTTTTTCGCTTTGCTCGGGCCCAATGGTGCCGGTAAATCGACCACCATTGGGATTATCAGCTCGTTAGTGAACAAAACTTCCGGCTCGATCAAGGTATTCGGGTATGACCTTGATACCCAGGTGGTGGAAGCGAAAAATCACCTCGGGCTGGTGCCGCAGGAGTTCAACTTCAACCAGTTCGAGATGGTCGAGCAGATCGTGATCAACCAGGCCGGCTACTACGGGGTGGAGAAGTCCCTGGCGCGCGAGCGAGCGGAAAAGTACCTCAAGCAGCTGGACTTGTGGGAGAAGCGTCATGAGCGGGCCAGAAATCTTTCCGGCGGAATGAAACGGCGGCTGATGATCGCCCGGGCCCTGATGCATGAGCCTAAGCTGCTGATCCTTGATGAGCCGACCGCCGGGGTCGATATTGAGCTGCGCCGCTCGATGTGGACCTTCCTGCGCGAGATCAACCGCCAGGGGATCACGATTATCCTGACCACTCACTACCTGGAAGAGGCGGAGATGCTGTGCCGCAATATTGGCATCATCAATCACGGCGTGCTGATTGAGCATACCAGCATGAAAGCCCTGCTGGGTAAGTTGGAAGTGGAAACCTTTATCCTGGATATCAAGCTCAACGGCAACAAGCCGGCGCTGGCCGGGGTGAAGTGGAAATTGCCGGATAACCATACCCTGGAGATCGATGTGCCGAAAGGCACGGGTCTGAACGCGGTGTTCAGCCAGCTGAGCGCGCAGGGGGTGGAGGTGTTGTCGATGCGTAACAAGGCCAACCGCCTGGAAGAGTTATTTGTCAGCCTGGTGGCTGCAGAGAAGAAGGAGCAGGCATGA
- a CDS encoding ABC transporter permease codes for MRYQYWVAFKSLITKEVNRFARIWVQTMVPPAITMTLYFIIFGSLIGSRIGEMGGFTYMEYIVPGLIMMSVITNSYSNVASSFFSAKFQHNIEELLVAPVPNYVIIAGYVGGGVLRGLGVGLIVSVVSLLFVDLQIAHLGVIIATVLMTSIVFSLGGLINAVYAKTFDDISIIPTFVLTPLTYLGGVFYSLSLLPEFWQGVSKLNPIVYMVNAFRYGFLGVSDVGIVTSFSVLGLFVAILYAICHYLISRGIGLRS; via the coding sequence ATGAGATACCAGTACTGGGTGGCGTTTAAAAGCCTGATCACCAAAGAAGTCAACCGGTTTGCCCGGATCTGGGTGCAGACCATGGTCCCGCCGGCGATCACCATGACCTTGTATTTCATTATCTTCGGCAGCCTGATCGGCAGCCGGATCGGTGAGATGGGCGGATTTACCTACATGGAGTACATCGTGCCGGGGCTGATCATGATGTCGGTGATCACCAACTCTTATTCCAACGTGGCGTCGTCGTTTTTCAGCGCCAAGTTCCAGCACAATATTGAAGAGCTGCTGGTCGCGCCGGTACCGAATTATGTCATCATTGCCGGTTATGTCGGTGGCGGGGTGCTGCGTGGCTTGGGCGTCGGCCTGATTGTGTCTGTGGTTTCCTTGCTGTTTGTCGACCTGCAAATTGCCCACCTGGGGGTGATTATCGCCACCGTGCTGATGACCTCGATTGTGTTTTCCTTAGGCGGGCTGATCAACGCAGTGTATGCCAAAACCTTCGATGATATCAGTATTATTCCGACCTTTGTTCTGACGCCGTTGACTTATCTTGGCGGGGTGTTTTATTCGCTGAGCCTGTTGCCGGAGTTCTGGCAGGGGGTGTCGAAGCTGAATCCGATTGTTTATATGGTTAATGCATTCCGTTATGGCTTCCTGGGTGTGTCGGATGTCGGGATTGTGACCTCGTTCAGCGTACTGGGGCTGTTTGTCGCGATTTTGTATGCGATCTGCCACTACCTGATCTCGCGTGGGATTGGCTTGCGTTCTTAA
- the panC gene encoding pantoate--beta-alanine ligase, whose protein sequence is MQTFAEIAPIREQIRAWRRDGRRIAFVPTMGNLHEGHLTLVRKARELADVVVVSIFVNPMQFDKADDLNNYPRTLDDDLAKLNNEGVELVFTPTPEIMYPQGLDRQTSVEVPGLSTMLEGALRPSHFRGVSTVVTKLFNIVQPDLACFGEKDYQQLALIRQMVIDMAMDIEIIGVPTVREMDGLAMSSRNGYLTVDERQRAPVLARTMRWISSQVRGGRTDYADIIVDANDQLRAAGLQPDEIYIRDAATLQPIGESSQQAVILMSAFLGKARLIDNQVIDLAQPATAAEE, encoded by the coding sequence ATGCAAACATTCGCTGAGATTGCCCCGATCCGAGAGCAAATCCGGGCCTGGCGCCGTGACGGCCGCCGGATTGCTTTTGTGCCAACCATGGGCAACCTGCATGAAGGCCACCTGACCCTGGTTCGCAAAGCGCGCGAGCTGGCAGACGTGGTCGTGGTGAGCATTTTTGTCAACCCGATGCAGTTCGACAAAGCCGACGACCTGAACAACTATCCGCGCACCCTGGATGACGATCTGGCCAAACTCAATAATGAAGGCGTAGAGCTGGTCTTTACGCCGACGCCGGAGATCATGTACCCGCAGGGCTTGGATCGCCAAACGTCTGTTGAGGTTCCGGGCCTGTCGACCATGCTGGAAGGTGCCCTGCGCCCGAGCCACTTCCGTGGCGTTTCCACCGTGGTGACCAAACTGTTCAACATCGTTCAGCCGGATCTGGCCTGTTTTGGTGAAAAAGACTACCAGCAGCTGGCCCTGATCCGTCAGATGGTCATCGACATGGCGATGGATATCGAGATCATCGGCGTGCCGACCGTGCGGGAGATGGACGGCCTGGCCATGAGCTCGCGCAACGGCTACCTGACCGTTGATGAGCGCCAGCGGGCGCCGGTCCTGGCCCGCACCATGCGCTGGATCAGCAGCCAGGTTCGTGGCGGCCGCACCGATTATGCCGACATCATTGTCGATGCCAACGATCAGCTCAGAGCAGCCGGCCTGCAGCCGGATGAAATCTACATCCGTGATGCCGCAACCCTGCAGCCAATCGGCGAGTCGAGCCAGCAGGCGGTTATTCTGATGTCAGCCTTTCTCGGCAAAGCCCGCCTGATCGACAACCAGGTCATCGATCTGGCTCAGCCGGCTACCGCTGCGGAAGAATAA
- the panB gene encoding 3-methyl-2-oxobutanoate hydroxymethyltransferase, with amino-acid sequence MKKITINDLMAWKQQGRKFASVTAYDASFAQLFEQQSVPVLLVGDSLGMVLQGKPDTLAVSVADIAYHTRCVRAGSPNALLMADMPFMSYGTPEQACDNAAELMRAGANMVKLEGGAWLAETVEKLTERAVPVCAHLGLTPQSVNIFGGYKIQGRDADHAEQMVKDAIMLQKAGAQIILLECVPASLAERITQAVDVPVIGIGAGNVTDGQILVMHDMFGISANYMPRFSKNYLAETGEMRAAVTKYLEEVEAGVFPGPEHTFE; translated from the coding sequence ATGAAAAAAATCACGATTAATGACCTGATGGCATGGAAGCAACAAGGTCGTAAATTTGCATCGGTCACCGCCTATGATGCCAGTTTTGCCCAGTTGTTCGAGCAACAGAGCGTGCCGGTGTTGCTGGTCGGTGACTCCCTGGGGATGGTGCTGCAAGGCAAACCCGACACCCTGGCGGTCAGTGTGGCGGACATCGCCTACCATACCCGCTGCGTACGCGCCGGCAGCCCGAACGCGCTGCTGATGGCGGATATGCCGTTTATGAGTTATGGCACGCCCGAGCAGGCCTGTGACAATGCTGCCGAGCTGATGCGCGCCGGGGCCAACATGGTCAAACTCGAAGGCGGTGCCTGGCTGGCAGAAACCGTTGAAAAGCTGACCGAGCGTGCGGTGCCGGTTTGTGCCCACCTGGGCCTGACCCCACAGTCGGTTAACATTTTCGGCGGCTATAAAATTCAAGGGCGTGACGCTGACCACGCCGAGCAGATGGTCAAAGATGCGATTATGCTGCAAAAAGCCGGCGCCCAGATCATTTTGCTCGAGTGTGTCCCGGCCAGCCTGGCCGAGCGGATCACCCAGGCTGTTGATGTCCCGGTGATCGGCATCGGGGCGGGCAACGTCACCGATGGCCAGATCCTGGTCATGCACGATATGTTCGGCATCTCGGCCAACTATATGCCGCGTTTCTCCAAAAACTATCTGGCCGAAACCGGCGAAATGCGTGCCGCCGTAACCAAGTACCTGGAAGAAGTCGAAGCGGGTGTCTTCCCGGGTCCAGAGCATACCTTTGAGTAA
- the folK gene encoding 2-amino-4-hydroxy-6-hydroxymethyldihydropteridine diphosphokinase, with amino-acid sequence MIRAYIAIGSNQGNPAEQARRAIAALKDVPRVEVVAESSLYSSTPMGPQDQPDYINAVVAVNTTLAPLALLDQTQAIEQAHGRVRKAERWGPRTLDLDIILYGDLVHQCERLTVPHYGMKVREFVLYPLAEIAPDLILPDQIALQTLLTQVDRNGLAIWQG; translated from the coding sequence ATGATCCGAGCGTATATCGCAATCGGCAGCAACCAGGGCAACCCGGCCGAACAGGCCCGCCGGGCGATTGCTGCGTTGAAAGACGTCCCGAGAGTTGAGGTGGTTGCAGAATCCTCGCTCTACAGCAGCACCCCGATGGGGCCGCAGGACCAGCCGGATTATATCAACGCCGTGGTCGCCGTTAACACCACGCTGGCCCCGCTGGCGCTGCTGGATCAAACCCAGGCCATCGAACAAGCCCACGGCCGGGTACGTAAAGCCGAGCGCTGGGGACCGCGAACCCTGGATCTCGATATCATCCTGTACGGCGATCTCGTCCATCAGTGCGAGCGGCTGACCGTGCCGCACTATGGCATGAAGGTGCGGGAGTTTGTCCTGTACCCGCTGGCAGAGATTGCCCCGGATTTAATCCTGCCGGATCAGATAGCGCTGCAAACGCTGCTGACTCAGGTAGACCGCAATGGCCTGGCCATCTGGCAAGGGTAA
- the pcnB gene encoding polynucleotide adenylyltransferase PcnB, with protein MRCIIFNRVASFCRKVLNRQSSTHATEDLTLQIYQRQEHGISRKDISENALKVLYRLNKAGYDAYLVGGGVRDLLLDQKPKDFDIATNATPEEIKKLFRNCRLIGRRFRLAHILFGRDVIEVATFRGHHAETKPAGNIKQQVAAQNHEGMLLRDNVYGTIDEDAERRDFTINALYYNIKDFTVCDYANGLPDLEDRIIRLIGDPETRYREDPVRMLRAVRFAAKLDMDIEANTAEPILRLSTLLQDIPAARLFEESLKLLQSGNGLATYKLLREYNLFQQLFPILAEHFTEDHSSPTERMIEHILAATDARIAEEKRVNPAFMYAAMLWYPMTTRAEEISVTGGLSYYDAFMVAANDILDEQVKTIAIPRRFTTTVRDIWQQQLRFSRRSGKRAFKMMEHPKFRAAFDFLEMRGQFEGNDIATLGAWWRDFQSADRNQRGKMVQELNEGSSQRRRRRRPPRRKKPQAKSS; from the coding sequence ATGAGGTGTATTATCTTTAATCGAGTAGCCAGCTTTTGCCGTAAGGTATTGAATCGCCAAAGCAGTACTCATGCTACCGAGGACTTGACCTTGCAAATTTATCAACGCCAAGAGCACGGTATTTCCCGTAAAGATATCAGCGAAAACGCGCTGAAGGTACTTTATCGTCTCAATAAGGCCGGTTATGACGCTTACCTGGTCGGTGGCGGCGTGCGCGATCTGTTATTGGATCAGAAGCCGAAAGATTTCGACATCGCCACCAACGCCACTCCGGAAGAGATCAAAAAGCTCTTTCGCAACTGCCGCCTGATTGGCCGGCGGTTCCGCCTGGCGCACATTCTGTTTGGTCGTGATGTGATCGAGGTTGCCACCTTCCGTGGCCACCACGCCGAGACCAAACCGGCCGGCAATATCAAACAACAGGTTGCCGCCCAGAACCACGAAGGCATGCTGCTGCGTGACAACGTCTACGGCACCATTGATGAAGATGCCGAGCGCCGCGACTTTACCATCAATGCCCTGTACTACAACATCAAGGACTTCACGGTCTGCGACTATGCCAACGGCTTGCCTGATCTGGAAGATCGGATCATCCGTCTGATCGGCGATCCGGAAACCCGCTACCGCGAAGATCCAGTCCGGATGCTACGCGCGGTGCGCTTTGCCGCCAAGCTGGACATGGACATTGAAGCCAACACCGCCGAGCCAATCCTGCGTCTGTCGACGCTGCTGCAGGATATTCCGGCGGCGCGCCTGTTCGAAGAGAGCCTCAAGCTGCTGCAATCGGGCAACGGCCTGGCGACCTATAAGCTGCTGCGCGAATACAACCTGTTCCAGCAGCTATTCCCGATCCTGGCCGAGCACTTCACCGAAGATCACAGCAGCCCGACCGAGCGGATGATCGAGCACATCCTGGCCGCAACCGATGCCCGCATTGCCGAGGAAAAACGCGTCAACCCGGCCTTTATGTATGCCGCCATGCTGTGGTACCCGATGACCACCCGTGCCGAAGAAATCTCGGTCACCGGCGGCCTGTCCTACTACGATGCCTTTATGGTCGCGGCCAACGATATTCTCGATGAGCAGGTCAAAACCATTGCCATCCCGCGCCGCTTTACCACCACAGTACGCGACATCTGGCAGCAACAGCTGCGCTTTAGCCGCCGCAGCGGCAAACGGGCCTTCAAGATGATGGAGCACCCGAAATTTCGCGCGGCATTTGACTTTCTGGAAATGCGCGGCCAGTTTGAAGGCAACGACATTGCCACGCTGGGTGCCTGGTGGCGCGACTTCCAATCTGCCGACCGCAACCAGCGCGGCAAGATGGTGCAGGAGCTCAACGAGGGCAGCAGCCAGCGTCGACGCCGCCGCCGTCCGCCACGCCGTAAAAAACCACAAGCGAAATCATCATGA